A portion of the Cydia strobilella chromosome 5, ilCydStro3.1, whole genome shotgun sequence genome contains these proteins:
- the LOC134741667 gene encoding sorting nexin lst-4, which produces MAHVQALYDFTGEPGTTEMTITAGEVLTLLNTEIGEGWWEGQNAHGQTGLFPAAYVKKLDDPVSTQTKTAPAAPRYDQANDEWSDTNYQRNPSQEDGWDDDWDDDTYSEIGPSAQQQKQYNHQTPLAPLPGMPINEYNQNIDDTASTFSSTVGTVRKNKFAPSSKVSGESYLLATLNVEVPDSEKVYIVQNEEGYVWSPITQPYYVTVASPKKESKFKGIKSFIAYQLTPSFNNIQVSRRYKHFDWLHERLQEKFTLIPIPPLPDKQISGRYDEQLIERRRVQLQEFVDWMCKHPVLSKCEVWQHFLTCTDEKRWKAGKRQAEKDILIGLNYCISLVVPEKALLQSQVDQITEQSYTFFASMDSSVKFLTNMSVAQSKKFQSQYKIDCQKVGEAFYNLGNALSLDEGSVVSTSKLTSAIKLTGGAYIEIGRMYDEQPKYDWDPLGDKFHLYKGIVGSFPDALANHKGAVAKKRECEKLTAEHKMEVAQLNEVLRRTDVISYALLAEINHFKAERTIDLKATMQKFLTQQITFYKKIVDKLESTLQHFDD; this is translated from the coding sequence ATGGCCCATGTACAAGCATTATATGACTTCACTGGTGAACCAGGCACCACTGAGATGACCATCACCGCGGGAGAAGTGCTGACACTGCTGAACACTGAAATTGGTGAAGGCTGGTGGGAAGGCCAGAATGCTCATGGTCAGACAGGCCTCTTTCCTGCCGCTTATGTGAAAAAGTTGGATGACCCAGTATCCACACAAACTAAAACAGCTCCAGCTGCACCAAGGTATGACCAAGCAAATGATGAGTGGAGTGACACTAACTACCAACGCAACCCTTCACAAGAAGATGGTTGGGATGATGACTGGGATGATGATACATACTCTGAAATTGGTCCTAGTGCACAGCAACAGAAACAGTATAACCATCAGACGCCCCTGGCACCTCTTCCTGGCATGCCCATTAATGAGTACAATCAGAATATTGATGACACTGCATCTACCTTCAGCTCAACAGTAGGAAccgtaagaaaaaataaatttgctcCATCATCAAAAGTTAGTGGCGAAAGCTACCTCCTGGCGACCCTTAATGTGGAAGTGCCTGACTCAGAAAAGGtatacatagtgcaaaacgaaGAAGGATATGTGTGGTCTCCTATCACTCAACCCTACTATGTCACTGTGGCTTCTCCAAAAAAGGAGTCAAAATTCAAAGGAATAAAAAGTTTCATTGCATACCAATTAACTCCTTCATTTAATAATATCCAAGTTTCCAGAAGGTACAAACACTTTGACTGGCTTCATGAAAGATTGCAGGAGAAGTTCACACTCATCCCTATCCCACCTCTGCCTGACAAGCAGATCTCTGGCAGGTATGATGAGCAGCTAATTGAGCGTAGAAGAGTACAGCTACAAGAGTTTGTAGACTGGATGTGCAAGCATCCTGTGCTCTCAAAATGTGAAGTCTGGCAACACTTCCTCACATGCACCGATGAGAAGCGCTGGAAAGCTGGCAAAAGGCAGGCAGAGAAAGATATTTTGATAGGCCTTAATTACTGCATATCACTAGTCGTCCCAGAAAAAGCTTTGTTACAGTCCCAAGTAGACCAGATAACAGAACAGTCCTACACTTTTTTTGCTAGTATGGATTCCTCTGTCAAATTTCTAACAAATATGAGTGTTGCACAAAGCAAAAAATTCCAGAGTCAGTATAAGATTGATTGTCAGAAAGTGGGAGAAGCATTTTACAATTTGGGTAATGCACTTAGTTTGGATGAAGGATCAGTAGTTTCCACCTCCAAACTGACATCTGCTATAAAGTTGACGGGCGGAGCTTATATAGAGATTGGTAGAATGTATGATGAGCAACCTAAATATGATTGGGACCCATTAGGTGATAAATTCCACTTGTACAAAGGCATCGTCGGCAGCTTTCCGGATGCGTTAGCCAATCACAAGGGAGCGGTCGCAAAGAAACGTGAATGCGAAAAACTTACTGCAGAACACAAAATGGAAGTTGCGCAACTCAATGAAGTATTAAGAAGAACTGATGTTATTTCATATGCGCTTCTTGCCGAGATCAATCATTTTAAAGCGGAAAGGACAATAGACTTGAAGGCCACAATGCAAAAATTCTTAACACAACAGATCACATTTTACAAAAAGATTGTTGACAAGTTAGAGAGCACATTGCAGCACTTTGATGATTAG